In the Mycolicibacter sp. MU0102 genome, one interval contains:
- a CDS encoding SDR family NAD(P)-dependent oxidoreductase, translating into MDINGKKVIIVGGASGMGRATAELLAAGGADVAVLDREGSEGKQVADGFGGAFYPVDITDFDATEKTLAAAVEGLGGLHVIVTTAGGGIAKRTLSKSGPHDLESFRAVIDLNLIATFNISRLAAAHMSTNEPEDEERGVIINTASIAAFEGQIGQVAYTAAKAGVAGMALTMARDLGSVGIRALAIAPSLFATGLTKGIPEEFASALTKDAAFPKRLGRPEEFAKLVAAVVDNPMLNGQCLRLDAGQRFAPK; encoded by the coding sequence ATGGACATCAACGGTAAGAAGGTCATCATCGTCGGCGGCGCCTCCGGAATGGGCCGCGCCACCGCGGAGCTGCTGGCTGCCGGCGGGGCGGACGTCGCGGTGCTCGACCGGGAAGGCTCGGAGGGCAAGCAGGTCGCGGACGGCTTCGGTGGTGCCTTCTACCCGGTGGACATCACCGACTTCGACGCCACCGAGAAGACTCTGGCCGCGGCGGTCGAGGGCCTGGGCGGGCTGCACGTCATCGTCACCACGGCCGGCGGGGGTATCGCCAAGCGCACCCTGTCCAAGTCCGGACCGCACGATTTGGAGTCCTTCCGTGCGGTGATCGACCTGAACCTGATCGCCACGTTCAACATCAGCCGGCTGGCCGCCGCGCACATGAGCACCAACGAGCCCGAAGATGAGGAGCGCGGCGTCATCATCAACACGGCGTCGATCGCGGCCTTCGAAGGCCAGATCGGCCAGGTTGCCTACACCGCCGCCAAGGCGGGCGTCGCCGGTATGGCCCTGACCATGGCTCGCGACCTCGGTTCGGTGGGCATCCGGGCACTGGCGATCGCGCCGAGCCTGTTCGCCACCGGCCTGACCAAGGGCATTCCCGAGGAGTTCGCCAGCGCCTTGACCAAGGACGCCGCGTTCCCCAAGCGCCTCGGCCGGCCCGAGGAGTTCGCCAAGTTGGTTGCCGCTGTCGTCGACAACCCGATGCTTAACGGACAATGCCTGCGGCTCGACGCCGGGCAGCGGTTCGCCCCCAAGTAA
- a CDS encoding acyl-CoA dehydrogenase — translation MGIGLTDDHRELAEVARGFLTAQKARSAARTLLDAAEETRPPFWNELASLGWLGLHIGEEHGGSGFGLPELVVVIEELGRAVAPGPFVPTVIASAVIAAAGTPEQQARLLPGLIDGSVTAGVGLAGGPGGLVLDGGVASGDAGVVLGAGLADVLLVAAGEDVLVLERDRAGVNVDVPGNLDPTRRSGRVTLTGVGVSADDILAGGRESALARARVLLAAEAVGGATDCTDSAVEYAKVREQFGRTIATFQAIKHHCANMLVAAESAIAAVWDAARADGEDEYAFRLAAAVAATLAFPAYVRNAELNIQVHGGIGYTWEHDAHLQLRRALTVQALFGGDAPALSVFESASAGITRANSLDLPPEAEELRTRIHADAAEIAALATEDQLDKLIATGYVMPHWPKPWGRAADAVEQLVIEQEFSAAGIQRPDYSITGWVILTLIQQGTDWQIERFVEKALRQEEIWCQLFSEPAAGSDAAAVKTKATRVEGGWKISGQKVWTSGAHLCRRGLATVRTDFDVPKHAGITMVIVDMKAPGVEVRPLRQITGGSEFNEVFFNDVFVPDEDVVGEVNEGWKVARATLGNERVSIGGGGSYTAGVDQRLIALAQQHRNSVADAAARIGRFVADEHALRLLNLRRVARSIAGAGPGPEGNVTKLKLAEHMGDGAAIGAALLGPDVALDDGPGAMAGRMVMGARGIAIAGGTSEVTRNQIAERILGMPRDPLIK, via the coding sequence ATGGGCATTGGATTGACCGACGACCACCGCGAACTTGCCGAGGTGGCCCGCGGATTCTTGACCGCACAGAAGGCCCGCTCGGCGGCGCGTACGCTGCTGGACGCCGCCGAGGAGACTCGGCCCCCGTTCTGGAATGAACTGGCCTCCCTGGGCTGGCTGGGCCTGCATATCGGCGAGGAGCACGGCGGCTCCGGTTTCGGGCTGCCCGAACTTGTGGTGGTGATCGAGGAGCTGGGTCGCGCAGTTGCCCCGGGTCCGTTCGTTCCGACCGTCATCGCCTCAGCGGTGATCGCCGCCGCCGGCACCCCCGAGCAGCAGGCCCGCCTGCTGCCCGGACTGATCGACGGTTCGGTGACCGCCGGGGTCGGACTGGCCGGTGGCCCGGGAGGCCTGGTCCTGGACGGCGGAGTGGCCTCCGGTGACGCCGGGGTGGTGCTGGGCGCGGGCCTGGCCGATGTGCTGCTGGTGGCCGCCGGCGAGGACGTACTGGTGCTCGAACGCGACCGCGCCGGGGTCAATGTCGACGTGCCCGGCAACCTCGACCCGACCCGCCGGTCCGGGCGCGTGACGCTGACCGGTGTCGGCGTCAGCGCCGACGACATCCTGGCCGGCGGGCGCGAGTCCGCGCTGGCGCGCGCCCGGGTGCTGCTGGCCGCCGAAGCGGTCGGCGGCGCGACCGACTGCACGGACTCGGCGGTCGAGTACGCCAAGGTGCGCGAACAGTTCGGCCGCACCATCGCCACTTTCCAGGCCATCAAGCACCACTGCGCCAACATGCTGGTCGCCGCCGAATCGGCAATCGCCGCGGTCTGGGATGCCGCTCGGGCTGATGGCGAGGACGAGTACGCCTTCCGGCTGGCCGCCGCGGTAGCCGCCACGCTGGCGTTCCCCGCCTACGTGCGCAACGCCGAGCTCAACATCCAGGTGCACGGCGGTATCGGCTACACCTGGGAGCACGACGCGCACCTGCAGCTGCGCCGGGCCCTGACAGTGCAGGCCTTGTTCGGCGGCGACGCACCGGCCCTGTCCGTCTTCGAGAGCGCCTCGGCCGGTATCACCCGGGCCAACAGCCTGGACCTGCCGCCCGAGGCCGAGGAGCTGCGCACCCGGATCCACGCCGACGCCGCCGAAATCGCGGCGTTGGCCACCGAAGACCAGCTGGACAAGCTGATCGCGACCGGCTACGTCATGCCGCACTGGCCCAAGCCGTGGGGCCGGGCGGCCGACGCCGTCGAGCAGCTGGTGATCGAGCAGGAATTCAGTGCCGCCGGAATCCAGCGGCCCGACTACTCGATCACCGGCTGGGTGATCCTGACGCTGATTCAGCAGGGCACCGACTGGCAGATCGAGCGATTCGTGGAGAAGGCGCTGCGCCAGGAAGAGATCTGGTGCCAGCTGTTCTCCGAGCCCGCCGCCGGATCGGATGCCGCCGCGGTCAAGACCAAGGCGACCCGGGTCGAGGGTGGCTGGAAGATCAGCGGCCAGAAGGTGTGGACCTCCGGTGCGCACCTGTGCCGGCGCGGCCTGGCCACGGTGCGCACCGACTTCGACGTCCCCAAGCACGCCGGCATCACCATGGTGATCGTCGACATGAAGGCGCCCGGCGTCGAAGTGCGGCCGTTGCGCCAGATCACCGGCGGGTCGGAGTTCAACGAGGTGTTCTTCAACGACGTCTTCGTTCCCGATGAGGACGTCGTCGGCGAGGTCAACGAGGGCTGGAAGGTGGCCCGCGCGACTTTGGGCAATGAGCGGGTCAGCATCGGCGGTGGTGGCTCCTACACCGCCGGGGTCGACCAGCGGCTGATCGCACTGGCTCAGCAGCACCGGAATTCCGTAGCCGACGCCGCGGCGCGGATCGGCCGGTTCGTCGCCGACGAGCACGCGTTGCGGCTGCTGAACCTGCGCCGGGTGGCGCGCAGCATCGCCGGCGCCGGCCCCGGACCCGAGGGCAACGTCACCAAACTCAAGCTCGCCGAGCACATGGGCGATGGTGCGGCCATCGGCGCGGCGCTGCTGGGTCCGGACGTCGCCCTTGATGACGGGCCGGGCGCAATGGCCGGCCGGATGGTGATGGGGGCGCGCGGTATCGCGATCGCCGGCGGCACCTCGGAGGTGACGCGCAACCAGATCGCCGAGCGAATTCTGGGGATGCCCCGCGACCCGCTGATCAAGTAG
- the poxB gene encoding ubiquinone-dependent pyruvate dehydrogenase: MATVADHVITVLKSSGVQRIFGIPGDSLNGLTDAIRRAGDVGWEQVRHEETAAFAAAAEAALRGGLAVCAGSCGPGNLHLINGLFDAQRSRVPVLAIAAHIPLAEVGSDYFQETHPQNLFRECSVYCELVSTPEQAPRILELAMRAAVEENGVAVVVVPGEIFGHRLDETAWGTRPVRPTGSVCRPDEQGLRAAAAMLNSAANVTILAGAGVAGAHDQVMELAHTLAAPIVHALRGKEYIEYDNPYDVGMTGLLGFASGYKAIREADVLLMLGTDFPYQQFYPDRAQIIQVDIRGRNLGRRTPIDLGLLGTVADTVAALQPLLASKNDRSHLERSLKHYRKTRQRLDSLASNDRDRTPIRPEYVAAVANRLASDDAVFTVDVGSPVVWAARYVTMNGRRRLIGSFNHGTMACALPHAIGAQSIDRKRQVVALAGDGGLAMLFGELLTLTQNRLPVKVIVFNNSSLNFVELEMKAAGIVNFGTELDNPDFGAVATALGMFGRRVERPADLEAALTEALAYDGPAVVDVVTARQELSIPPAITAEQAKGFSLYAIRTILAGRSDELLDLVTTNVARRILN; this comes from the coding sequence ATGGCAACCGTCGCAGACCATGTCATTACCGTCCTCAAGAGCAGCGGGGTGCAGCGCATCTTTGGGATACCCGGCGACAGCCTTAACGGGCTTACCGACGCGATCCGCCGCGCCGGCGACGTCGGCTGGGAACAGGTGCGCCACGAGGAGACCGCTGCGTTCGCGGCCGCCGCGGAGGCGGCGCTGCGCGGGGGTTTGGCGGTGTGTGCCGGTAGTTGCGGACCGGGCAACCTGCACCTGATCAACGGGCTGTTCGACGCGCAGCGCAGCCGGGTGCCGGTGCTGGCGATCGCCGCCCATATCCCGCTGGCCGAGGTCGGCTCCGACTACTTCCAAGAAACCCATCCGCAGAACCTGTTTCGCGAGTGCAGCGTCTACTGCGAGCTGGTCAGCACCCCCGAGCAGGCGCCGCGCATCCTGGAGCTGGCTATGCGTGCGGCGGTCGAGGAGAACGGCGTCGCCGTCGTGGTGGTTCCGGGCGAGATCTTCGGCCACCGTCTCGACGAGACCGCCTGGGGGACGCGCCCGGTGCGACCCACAGGATCGGTCTGCCGACCCGACGAGCAGGGGTTGCGGGCAGCGGCGGCCATGCTCAACTCAGCCGCCAACGTCACCATTTTGGCCGGTGCGGGGGTTGCCGGGGCCCATGACCAGGTGATGGAGCTGGCGCACACTTTGGCAGCGCCGATCGTGCACGCGTTACGCGGCAAGGAGTACATCGAGTACGACAATCCCTACGACGTAGGTATGACGGGACTGCTCGGTTTTGCGTCCGGATACAAGGCGATCCGGGAAGCCGACGTGTTGCTGATGCTCGGCACCGACTTTCCCTACCAGCAGTTCTATCCCGATCGTGCGCAGATCATTCAAGTCGACATTCGCGGTCGAAACCTGGGCCGACGCACCCCGATCGATCTGGGACTGCTCGGCACGGTTGCCGACACGGTCGCCGCGTTACAGCCATTGCTGGCGAGTAAGAACGACCGCAGCCACCTGGAAAGGTCGCTGAAGCACTACCGCAAGACCCGCCAGCGGCTCGACTCGCTGGCGTCCAACGATCGAGACCGCACTCCGATACGCCCCGAATATGTTGCTGCGGTAGCTAATCGGTTGGCCTCAGATGACGCGGTGTTCACCGTCGACGTCGGGTCCCCGGTGGTATGGGCGGCGCGCTACGTCACCATGAACGGACGACGGCGATTGATCGGGTCGTTCAACCACGGCACCATGGCATGCGCGCTGCCACACGCGATCGGCGCGCAGTCCATCGACCGGAAGCGACAGGTTGTCGCATTGGCCGGCGACGGTGGTCTGGCGATGCTGTTCGGCGAGTTGCTGACCCTGACGCAGAATCGTTTGCCGGTCAAGGTGATCGTGTTCAACAATTCGTCGCTGAACTTCGTCGAACTGGAGATGAAGGCCGCCGGCATCGTCAACTTCGGTACCGAGTTGGACAATCCCGACTTCGGCGCCGTCGCCACGGCGCTGGGCATGTTCGGGCGCCGGGTGGAGCGGCCGGCCGATTTGGAAGCGGCCCTGACCGAGGCGCTGGCCTACGACGGACCAGCCGTCGTCGATGTCGTCACCGCCCGCCAGGAACTGTCGATCCCACCGGCGATCACCGCTGAACAGGCCAAAGGCTTCTCGCTCTACGCGATCCGGACCATCCTGGCCGGCCGCAGCGACGAACTGCTGGACCTGGTGACCACCAACGTGGCTCGCCGCATCTTGAATTGA